The following coding sequences lie in one Silvanigrella aquatica genomic window:
- a CDS encoding homoserine kinase, producing the protein MIKYNLKSVTAFAPATCANIAVGFDILGFAIDSVGDFVTLTKREDQKIIIEQIEGINNLPYDILKNTASVVIKKLCDDLQLNTGFNIRLKKGIALGSGMGGSSASSVAALVALNQFLLNPLTLNELAYYALFGEEIACGQRHADNIVPCLFGGMQLILSSNPIENILLPAPNIFCVLIHPHLRLDTKDARDILSKEISLKQHIQQSANLAGFITGIYKKDSNLLKKYTQDIIIEPQRAKLVPGFYKVKDVALQSGAIVASFSGSGPSLFALSDTKNNAEIIADKMQQEFMKYNIHSDFWITGLNSKGAHVTEIYEG; encoded by the coding sequence ATGATTAAATACAATTTAAAATCCGTAACAGCATTTGCACCTGCAACTTGCGCTAATATTGCAGTTGGTTTTGATATATTAGGATTTGCAATTGATTCTGTTGGTGATTTTGTAACCTTAACAAAGCGAGAAGATCAAAAAATTATAATAGAACAAATTGAGGGAATTAATAATTTACCCTATGATATTTTAAAAAACACAGCATCGGTTGTTATAAAAAAATTATGTGATGACTTGCAACTAAATACAGGTTTTAATATTCGACTTAAAAAAGGAATTGCTTTAGGCTCTGGAATGGGGGGGTCTTCAGCATCTTCAGTTGCCGCGTTGGTTGCACTAAATCAATTTTTATTGAATCCTTTAACATTAAATGAGCTTGCTTATTATGCTCTTTTTGGAGAAGAAATTGCTTGCGGCCAAAGGCACGCTGATAATATTGTTCCCTGTTTATTTGGGGGAATGCAGCTTATACTCTCTTCAAATCCTATTGAAAATATTTTGCTTCCTGCTCCAAATATTTTTTGTGTCCTTATTCATCCTCATTTAAGACTGGATACCAAAGATGCTAGAGATATTTTATCAAAAGAAATTTCTTTAAAACAACATATACAACAATCTGCAAATTTAGCAGGATTTATTACTGGAATTTACAAAAAAGATTCTAATTTATTAAAAAAATATACGCAAGATATTATTATAGAACCTCAAAGAGCTAAGCTTGTCCCCGGCTTTTATAAAGTAAAAGATGTTGCTTTACAATCGGGTGCGATTGTCGCTTCTTTTTCAGGGTCAGGACCCAGTTTATTTGCATTATCAGACACAAAAAATAATGCCGAAATAATTGCTGATAAAATGCAACAGGAGTTCATGAAATATAATATTCATTCTGACTTTTGGATTACAGGATTAAATTCAAAGGGAGCGCATGTAACTGAAATTTACGAAGGATAA
- the thrC gene encoding threonine synthase, whose translation MYFNSTRNKKLMYTLTECIKLGLAEDGGLFIPEYFPKIDYNNFDINISYVEFSKNVLKEYFKNDPLNNYLHEICKNSFNFIIPFNEVNNGTFILDLFQGPTLSFKDFGARFLAQCFEHISTEKRFTIMVATSGDTGSAVASAFYKKNNIDVIILYPEGKISQKQEHQITCWDSNIYSFAVNGTFDDCQKMVKEAFQNDSWQNSKLLCTANSINIGRLLPQVIYYAYFSFKYFKKYDEMPGFIIPTGNMGNATAAYWAKEMGFPIREIVLSTNANNVILEYIETGEFSPRKSLLTLANAMDVGNPSNFERLKILFDDHLLFKNNISAYSITDAQIRETIADVFKNDQKLICPHTATAFCTRKLLNSLPWIVVATAHPCKFDEVIESIIPIKNEYPKQLLEMLYKKCRHIKVEAKIEKLAEKFNNFQNNNKFTIYL comes from the coding sequence ATGTATTTCAATAGCACTCGAAATAAAAAATTAATGTATACTTTAACTGAATGTATAAAACTGGGGTTAGCAGAAGATGGTGGATTATTTATTCCTGAATATTTCCCAAAAATAGATTATAATAATTTTGATATAAATATTTCTTATGTTGAATTTTCAAAAAATGTTTTAAAAGAATATTTTAAAAATGATCCATTAAATAATTATTTGCATGAAATATGTAAAAATTCATTTAATTTTATTATCCCATTTAATGAAGTAAATAATGGTACTTTTATTTTAGATCTTTTTCAGGGACCTACCCTTTCTTTTAAGGATTTCGGAGCTCGCTTTTTAGCACAGTGTTTTGAACATATTTCTACTGAAAAAAGATTTACAATAATGGTTGCCACTTCTGGTGATACAGGATCAGCCGTAGCAAGCGCCTTTTATAAAAAAAATAATATTGATGTAATTATTCTTTACCCAGAAGGAAAAATATCTCAAAAACAAGAGCACCAAATTACTTGCTGGGATTCAAATATTTATTCTTTTGCAGTTAATGGAACATTTGATGATTGCCAAAAAATGGTAAAAGAGGCCTTTCAAAATGATTCTTGGCAAAATTCAAAATTACTTTGTACAGCTAACAGTATTAATATAGGTCGATTATTACCACAAGTTATTTATTATGCGTATTTTAGTTTCAAGTATTTTAAAAAATATGATGAAATGCCAGGTTTTATTATTCCTACAGGTAATATGGGAAATGCTACTGCTGCTTATTGGGCAAAAGAAATGGGATTTCCTATTCGAGAAATTGTATTGTCAACAAATGCGAATAATGTTATACTTGAATATATTGAAACAGGTGAATTTAGTCCCAGAAAAAGTCTACTTACTCTTGCTAATGCTATGGATGTTGGTAATCCTAGTAATTTTGAAAGATTAAAAATTTTATTTGACGATCACTTATTATTTAAAAATAATATAAGTGCTTACAGCATAACTGATGCTCAAATTAGAGAAACAATTGCTGACGTGTTTAAGAATGATCAAAAATTAATTTGCCCACATACAGCAACTGCATTCTGTACAAGAAAATTATTAAACTCATTACCTTGGATAGTTGTCGCAACGGCTCACCCGTGTAAGTTTGACGAAGTTATAGAATCGATTATACCTATAAAAAATGAATATCCCAAACAATTATTAGAAATGTTGTACAAAAAATGCCGTCACATAAAAGTTGAAGCAAAAATAGAAAAGCTAGCTGAAAAATTTAATAATTTTCAAAATAATAATAAATTTACTATATATTTATAA
- a CDS encoding MBL fold metallo-hydrolase: MKKWKHVFGITATVFSVFTSAIASGAQLNIEVYNPGTKSLFPVSSEIISGKKEVVLIDAQIQTNDAQALVEKIKKTEKKLTLVFISHKDPDFYFGLETIRNAFPDVKILATPETVKAIKESMDSKLAYWSPILKENAPKKVILPDVLDSDSFMVDDQKIEIKGLKTNPSDTYLWIPSLKTALGGVIVYNNMHVWVADNQTPESRAKWFESIESIKNLNPIRVIPGHFLGSSNFGLKSLEFTEKYLKNFEMEAAKAKNSKELISAMQKRYSKLTNKDDLELSAKVIKGEMKWPQ; encoded by the coding sequence ATGAAAAAATGGAAACATGTCTTTGGAATAACAGCAACTGTATTCAGCGTTTTCACATCTGCAATTGCTTCTGGTGCACAATTAAATATTGAGGTATATAATCCAGGTACAAAAAGTTTATTCCCGGTTTCTTCAGAAATTATTTCGGGAAAAAAAGAAGTTGTCCTGATCGATGCGCAAATTCAAACCAACGATGCTCAAGCCTTAGTTGAAAAAATTAAAAAGACAGAAAAAAAATTAACCCTTGTTTTTATTAGCCACAAGGATCCTGATTTTTATTTTGGCCTTGAAACTATTAGAAATGCCTTTCCTGATGTCAAAATCTTAGCTACTCCCGAAACTGTGAAAGCGATAAAAGAGTCAATGGACTCTAAGCTTGCTTATTGGAGTCCTATTTTAAAAGAAAATGCCCCGAAAAAAGTCATTTTACCCGATGTGCTTGATAGTGATTCTTTCATGGTTGATGATCAAAAAATTGAAATTAAAGGCCTCAAAACAAATCCCTCAGATACTTACCTTTGGATTCCTTCCTTAAAAACTGCTCTAGGTGGAGTTATTGTGTACAATAATATGCATGTCTGGGTTGCCGACAATCAAACCCCTGAGTCAAGAGCAAAATGGTTCGAATCTATTGAAAGCATTAAAAATTTAAATCCCATTCGTGTAATTCCTGGTCATTTTTTAGGTTCTTCTAATTTTGGTTTAAAATCTCTTGAGTTTACAGAAAAATATTTAAAAAATTTTGAAATGGAAGCTGCTAAAGCAAAAAATTCCAAAGAATTGATCAGCGCTATGCAAAAACGTTACTCTAAATTAACAAATAAAGATGATTTAGAATTGAGCGCTAAAGTAATTAAAGGTGAAATGAAGTGGCCACAATAA